From Apis mellifera strain DH4 linkage group LG5, Amel_HAv3.1, whole genome shotgun sequence, the proteins below share one genomic window:
- the LOC113218763 gene encoding uncharacterized aarF domain-containing protein kinase 2-like, with protein sequence MVAIEEDSLKDHLKILQVNVSTVVSELFSAMVRHRVKQDGTFINVILSMVVIEGLGRSLDPNIDIFTEVIPFIFTNTTLCHD encoded by the coding sequence ATGGTTGCAATTGAAGAAGACTCCTTGAAGGAccacttaaaaatattacaggtGAACGTAAGTACCGTTGTGTCTGAATTGTTTTCTGCGATGGTTCGGCATCGAGTTAAACAAGATGGAACCTTCATCAACGTGATTCTCAGTATGGTAGTAATTGAAGGCCTTGGTCGAAGCCTGGATCCGAATATCGATATCTTCACAGAAGTTATAccgtttatttttacaaatacaacATTGTGCcatgattaa
- the LOC726776 gene encoding uncharacterized aarF domain-containing protein kinase 2 isoform X3, protein MAFYTNFSKLLHLNKLFQNQGKKWQRMKYISPIRFHQSIARSISNFESSKRVVKGIEFLGPIFIKFGQWASTRKDLFPEDICHTLSHLQKSASVHSWIYTKQLLKAIYGSNWRNIFVKFEHEMPIGSGCCAQVYKAWIDLNAKVDIAQEPQISTFIEIIEYLRFGSLITFIERIFNNNVDKIQRGNMCINRKLQPVAVKVLHPGIKKQLRRDLSIMRGICKCATFIMPKLQWLSLIDCIDEFSHIMENQVDMNLEAENLIQFSKNFSNKKEVIFPQPYKNFTQHEILVESFHEGSPISNYLDDQNTKLQGKLARMGVKTILKMVGNLVNFRFNIGIEFIDFFNYNLSSKLQVFNDNFIHCDLHPGNILVQTNYESSGKISTWFWRFIDRNYLPTYPRLVILDCGLVVSLNDRCRQNLKDVFRSVVMGKGELAAEYILEHSSHVSIDPDGFKNAIKNIVNTHLQSRTNVNF, encoded by the exons ATGgctttttatacgaatttttcgaaattacttCATCtgaacaaattatttcaaaatcaagggaaaaaatggcaaaggatgaaatatatatctccgATACGATTTCATCAATCTATAGCAAGAAGTATTAGTAATTTTGAGAGTTCAAAACGAGTAGTAAAAG GTATCGAATTTCTTGgaccaatttttataaaatttggcCAATGGGCATCCACGCGAAAAGATTTGTTTCCCGAAGATATTTGTCACACGCTATCGCATTTGCAAAAAAGTGCTTCTGTACATTCATGGATTTATACAAAACAATTGCTTAAAGCTATATACGGTTCGAACTGGAGGAACATATTCGTAAAATTCGAACACGAGATGCCTATTGGATCAGGATGTTGTGCTcag GTATACAAGGCATGGATAGATCTAAATGCCAAAGTGGATATAGCACAGGAACCTCAAATATCTACATTTATTGAAA ttattgaatatttaagattCGGTTCACTGATTACTTTTATtg agagaatatttaataataacgttGATAAAATACAACGTGGTAATATGTGTATCAATCGAAAACTGCAACCAGTAGCAGTAAAAGTTTTACATCCTGGaatcaaaaaacaattaag aAGAGATCTTTCTATAATGAGAGGAATCTGCAAATGTGCAACATTCATCATGCCTAAATTACAATGGCTTAGTCTCATCGATTGTATCGATGAATTTTCCCATATAATGGAAAATCaa GTCGATATGAATTTGGAAGCAGAgaatttgattcaattttctaaaaatttttctaacaaaaaGGAAGTTATATTTCCACAaccttataaaaattttacgcaACACGAGATACTCGTGGAAAGTTTTCACGAAGGTTCTCCAATTTCTAACTATCTCGACGATCAAAATACCAAATTGCAAGGGAAATTGGCTAGAATGGGGGttaaaacgattttaaaaatggttggaaatcttgtaaattttcgattcaatATTGGTAtcgaatttattgatttttttaattacaatttatcgaGTAAATTGCAGGTATTTAACGACAATTTCATTCATTGTGACTTGCACCCTGGTAACATTTTGGTACAAACAAACTATGAGTCGAGCGGAAAAATTAGCACATGGTTTTGGAGATTTATCGACCGCAACTACTTACCGACTTATCCACGCTTGGTCATTCTCGATTGCGGTTTAGTGGTGTCTCTGAATGATCGTTGTCGGCAAAATCTCAAGGATGTTTTCCGTTCGGTGGTCATGGGAaaa GGTGAATTAGCTGCAGAGTACATATTGGAACACAGTTCGCACGTATCCATCGATCCAGACGGTTTCAAGAATgcaatcaaaaatattgtaaacacGCATCTTCAAAGTAGAACCaatgtgaatttttaa
- the LOC726776 gene encoding uncharacterized aarF domain-containing protein kinase 2 isoform X1, whose amino-acid sequence MAFYTNFSKLLHLNKLFQNQGKKWQRMKYISPIRFHQSIARSISNFESSKRVVKGVFILSYKPEHQQQIYTNDLSKKNVECKNFFDIILIMARIFVIGSVLTGLAVGYIITRFTHGHMFPIILRKSIEFLGPIFIKFGQWASTRKDLFPEDICHTLSHLQKSASVHSWIYTKQLLKAIYGSNWRNIFVKFEHEMPIGSGCCAQVYKAWIDLNAKVDIAQEPQISTFIEIIEYLRFGSLITFIERIFNNNVDKIQRGNMCINRKLQPVAVKVLHPGIKKQLRRDLSIMRGICKCATFIMPKLQWLSLIDCIDEFSHIMENQVDMNLEAENLIQFSKNFSNKKEVIFPQPYKNFTQHEILVESFHEGSPISNYLDDQNTKLQGKLARMGVKTILKMVGNLVNFRFNIGIEFIDFFNYNLSSKLQVFNDNFIHCDLHPGNILVQTNYESSGKISTWFWRFIDRNYLPTYPRLVILDCGLVVSLNDRCRQNLKDVFRSVVMGKGELAAEYILEHSSHVSIDPDGFKNAIKNIVNTHLQSRTNVNF is encoded by the exons ATGgctttttatacgaatttttcgaaattacttCATCtgaacaaattatttcaaaatcaagggaaaaaatggcaaaggatgaaatatatatctccgATACGATTTCATCAATCTATAGCAAGAAGTATTAGTAATTTTGAGAGTTCAAAACGAGTAGTAAAAGgtgtatttattttgtcttATAAGCCCGAGCATCAGcaacaaatttatacaaatgatttgtcgaaaaaaaacgtagaatgtaaaaatttctttgatatcattttaatcatGGCAAGAATATTTGTGATAGGTTCTGTTCTTACTGGATTGGCTGttggatatattattacacgttTTACACATGGACACATGTTCCCGATAATCCTTcggaaaa GTATCGAATTTCTTGgaccaatttttataaaatttggcCAATGGGCATCCACGCGAAAAGATTTGTTTCCCGAAGATATTTGTCACACGCTATCGCATTTGCAAAAAAGTGCTTCTGTACATTCATGGATTTATACAAAACAATTGCTTAAAGCTATATACGGTTCGAACTGGAGGAACATATTCGTAAAATTCGAACACGAGATGCCTATTGGATCAGGATGTTGTGCTcag GTATACAAGGCATGGATAGATCTAAATGCCAAAGTGGATATAGCACAGGAACCTCAAATATCTACATTTATTGAAA ttattgaatatttaagattCGGTTCACTGATTACTTTTATtg agagaatatttaataataacgttGATAAAATACAACGTGGTAATATGTGTATCAATCGAAAACTGCAACCAGTAGCAGTAAAAGTTTTACATCCTGGaatcaaaaaacaattaag aAGAGATCTTTCTATAATGAGAGGAATCTGCAAATGTGCAACATTCATCATGCCTAAATTACAATGGCTTAGTCTCATCGATTGTATCGATGAATTTTCCCATATAATGGAAAATCaa GTCGATATGAATTTGGAAGCAGAgaatttgattcaattttctaaaaatttttctaacaaaaaGGAAGTTATATTTCCACAaccttataaaaattttacgcaACACGAGATACTCGTGGAAAGTTTTCACGAAGGTTCTCCAATTTCTAACTATCTCGACGATCAAAATACCAAATTGCAAGGGAAATTGGCTAGAATGGGGGttaaaacgattttaaaaatggttggaaatcttgtaaattttcgattcaatATTGGTAtcgaatttattgatttttttaattacaatttatcgaGTAAATTGCAGGTATTTAACGACAATTTCATTCATTGTGACTTGCACCCTGGTAACATTTTGGTACAAACAAACTATGAGTCGAGCGGAAAAATTAGCACATGGTTTTGGAGATTTATCGACCGCAACTACTTACCGACTTATCCACGCTTGGTCATTCTCGATTGCGGTTTAGTGGTGTCTCTGAATGATCGTTGTCGGCAAAATCTCAAGGATGTTTTCCGTTCGGTGGTCATGGGAaaa GGTGAATTAGCTGCAGAGTACATATTGGAACACAGTTCGCACGTATCCATCGATCCAGACGGTTTCAAGAATgcaatcaaaaatattgtaaacacGCATCTTCAAAGTAGAACCaatgtgaatttttaa
- the LOC726776 gene encoding uncharacterized aarF domain-containing protein kinase 2 isoform X2, which yields MAFYTNFSKLLHLNKLFQNQGKKWQRMKYISPIRFHQSIARSISNFESSKRVVKGVFILSYKPEHQQQIYTNDLSKKNVECKNFFDIILIMARIFVIGSVLTGLAVGYIITRFTHGHMFPIILRKSIEFLGPIFIKFGQWASTRKDLFPEDICHTLSHLQKSASVHSWIYTKQLLKAIYGSNWRNIFVKFEHEMPIGSGCCAQVYKAWIDLNAKVDIAQEPQISTFIEIIEYLRFGSLITFIERIFNNNVDKIQRGNMCINRKLQPVAVKVLHPGIKKQLRRDLSIMRGICKCATFIMPKLQWLSLIDCIDEFSHIMENQVDMNLEAENLIQFSKNFSNKKEVIFPQPYKNFTQHEILVESFHEGSPISNYLDDQNTKLQGKLARMGVKTILKMVFNDNFIHCDLHPGNILVQTNYESSGKISTWFWRFIDRNYLPTYPRLVILDCGLVVSLNDRCRQNLKDVFRSVVMGKGELAAEYILEHSSHVSIDPDGFKNAIKNIVNTHLQSRTNVNF from the exons ATGgctttttatacgaatttttcgaaattacttCATCtgaacaaattatttcaaaatcaagggaaaaaatggcaaaggatgaaatatatatctccgATACGATTTCATCAATCTATAGCAAGAAGTATTAGTAATTTTGAGAGTTCAAAACGAGTAGTAAAAGgtgtatttattttgtcttATAAGCCCGAGCATCAGcaacaaatttatacaaatgatttgtcgaaaaaaaacgtagaatgtaaaaatttctttgatatcattttaatcatGGCAAGAATATTTGTGATAGGTTCTGTTCTTACTGGATTGGCTGttggatatattattacacgttTTACACATGGACACATGTTCCCGATAATCCTTcggaaaa GTATCGAATTTCTTGgaccaatttttataaaatttggcCAATGGGCATCCACGCGAAAAGATTTGTTTCCCGAAGATATTTGTCACACGCTATCGCATTTGCAAAAAAGTGCTTCTGTACATTCATGGATTTATACAAAACAATTGCTTAAAGCTATATACGGTTCGAACTGGAGGAACATATTCGTAAAATTCGAACACGAGATGCCTATTGGATCAGGATGTTGTGCTcag GTATACAAGGCATGGATAGATCTAAATGCCAAAGTGGATATAGCACAGGAACCTCAAATATCTACATTTATTGAAA ttattgaatatttaagattCGGTTCACTGATTACTTTTATtg agagaatatttaataataacgttGATAAAATACAACGTGGTAATATGTGTATCAATCGAAAACTGCAACCAGTAGCAGTAAAAGTTTTACATCCTGGaatcaaaaaacaattaag aAGAGATCTTTCTATAATGAGAGGAATCTGCAAATGTGCAACATTCATCATGCCTAAATTACAATGGCTTAGTCTCATCGATTGTATCGATGAATTTTCCCATATAATGGAAAATCaa GTCGATATGAATTTGGAAGCAGAgaatttgattcaattttctaaaaatttttctaacaaaaaGGAAGTTATATTTCCACAaccttataaaaattttacgcaACACGAGATACTCGTGGAAAGTTTTCACGAAGGTTCTCCAATTTCTAACTATCTCGACGATCAAAATACCAAATTGCAAGGGAAATTGGCTAGAATGGGGGttaaaacgattttaaaaatg GTATTTAACGACAATTTCATTCATTGTGACTTGCACCCTGGTAACATTTTGGTACAAACAAACTATGAGTCGAGCGGAAAAATTAGCACATGGTTTTGGAGATTTATCGACCGCAACTACTTACCGACTTATCCACGCTTGGTCATTCTCGATTGCGGTTTAGTGGTGTCTCTGAATGATCGTTGTCGGCAAAATCTCAAGGATGTTTTCCGTTCGGTGGTCATGGGAaaa GGTGAATTAGCTGCAGAGTACATATTGGAACACAGTTCGCACGTATCCATCGATCCAGACGGTTTCAAGAATgcaatcaaaaatattgtaaacacGCATCTTCAAAGTAGAACCaatgtgaatttttaa
- the LOC726776 gene encoding uncharacterized aarF domain-containing protein kinase 2 isoform X4, giving the protein MAFYTNFSKLLHLNKLFQNQGKKWQRMKYISPIRFHQSIARSISNFESSKRVVKGVFILSYKPEHQQQIYTNDLSKKNVECKNFFDIILIMARIFVIGSVLTGLAVGYIITRFTHGHMFPIILRKSIEFLGPIFIKFGQWASTRKDLFPEDICHTLSHLQKSASVHSWIYTKQLLKAIYGSNWRNIFVKFEHEMPIGSGCCAQVYKAWIDLNAKVDIAQEPQISTFIEIIEYLRFGSLITFIERIFNNNVDKIQRGNMCINRKLQPVAVKVLHPGIKKQLRRDLSIMRGICKCATFIMPKLQWLSLIDCIDEFSHIMENQVFNDNFIHCDLHPGNILVQTNYESSGKISTWFWRFIDRNYLPTYPRLVILDCGLVVSLNDRCRQNLKDVFRSVVMGKGELAAEYILEHSSHVSIDPDGFKNAIKNIVNTHLQSRTNVNF; this is encoded by the exons ATGgctttttatacgaatttttcgaaattacttCATCtgaacaaattatttcaaaatcaagggaaaaaatggcaaaggatgaaatatatatctccgATACGATTTCATCAATCTATAGCAAGAAGTATTAGTAATTTTGAGAGTTCAAAACGAGTAGTAAAAGgtgtatttattttgtcttATAAGCCCGAGCATCAGcaacaaatttatacaaatgatttgtcgaaaaaaaacgtagaatgtaaaaatttctttgatatcattttaatcatGGCAAGAATATTTGTGATAGGTTCTGTTCTTACTGGATTGGCTGttggatatattattacacgttTTACACATGGACACATGTTCCCGATAATCCTTcggaaaa GTATCGAATTTCTTGgaccaatttttataaaatttggcCAATGGGCATCCACGCGAAAAGATTTGTTTCCCGAAGATATTTGTCACACGCTATCGCATTTGCAAAAAAGTGCTTCTGTACATTCATGGATTTATACAAAACAATTGCTTAAAGCTATATACGGTTCGAACTGGAGGAACATATTCGTAAAATTCGAACACGAGATGCCTATTGGATCAGGATGTTGTGCTcag GTATACAAGGCATGGATAGATCTAAATGCCAAAGTGGATATAGCACAGGAACCTCAAATATCTACATTTATTGAAA ttattgaatatttaagattCGGTTCACTGATTACTTTTATtg agagaatatttaataataacgttGATAAAATACAACGTGGTAATATGTGTATCAATCGAAAACTGCAACCAGTAGCAGTAAAAGTTTTACATCCTGGaatcaaaaaacaattaag aAGAGATCTTTCTATAATGAGAGGAATCTGCAAATGTGCAACATTCATCATGCCTAAATTACAATGGCTTAGTCTCATCGATTGTATCGATGAATTTTCCCATATAATGGAAAATCaa GTATTTAACGACAATTTCATTCATTGTGACTTGCACCCTGGTAACATTTTGGTACAAACAAACTATGAGTCGAGCGGAAAAATTAGCACATGGTTTTGGAGATTTATCGACCGCAACTACTTACCGACTTATCCACGCTTGGTCATTCTCGATTGCGGTTTAGTGGTGTCTCTGAATGATCGTTGTCGGCAAAATCTCAAGGATGTTTTCCGTTCGGTGGTCATGGGAaaa GGTGAATTAGCTGCAGAGTACATATTGGAACACAGTTCGCACGTATCCATCGATCCAGACGGTTTCAAGAATgcaatcaaaaatattgtaaacacGCATCTTCAAAGTAGAACCaatgtgaatttttaa
- the LOC102656287 gene encoding transmembrane protein 216 → MPTIASSSLTYEILMYLNSFYFGMFAICELGMGFFKAANLPSGTSTTFTEFILLFFLIITEGSRIYFGRKGNLTEHGLPILIGVILTVPSSLATLYFLFWQNYVLKLEVILCSIQLVLLASELIISISCLIAIYKPSSPEE, encoded by the coding sequence ATGCCTACAATAGCTAGCTCATCTTTAACATATGAAATTCTTATGTATTTaaactctttttattttggtaTGTTTGCTATATGTGAATTGGGTATGGGCTTCTTCAAAGCTGCGAATCTACCTTCTGGCACAAGTACTACATTTACAGAGTTTATACTCTTATTCTTCCTTATAATCACAGAAGGATCCAGAATTTACTTTGGAAGGAAAGGGAATTTGACAGAACATGGATTACCAATTCTTATTGGAGTTATTTTAACAGTACCCAGCTCCTTAgcaacattatattttttattctggcAAAATTATGTACTCAAATTAGAAGTAATTCTTTGCAGCATACAATTGGTACTTTTAGCatctgaattaattatttctatttcgtgTCTTATAGCCATTTATAAACCTTCATCTCCAGAAGAATGA
- the LOC412435 gene encoding adenosine 3'-phospho 5'-phosphosulfate transporter 1, which translates to MRNFLGDIVICILLLLSVSLIFGASEIIKSLMNNGENFVKISSYNWIIKLCINLLSYTTVLLPGCLIYKYVRYTKYIQRGGKGCIPKLVHSCFVGHCETGLLDSSYSSTPSNHSQRTFTQDALLLLYCFLGLQISYLTWGYLQEKIMTQEYEDVAGNKDRFQDSQFLVFVNRILAFLMSGLYLIIRRQPQHKAPLYKYAFCSLSNIMSSWCQYEALKYVSFPTQVLAKASKIIPVMIMGKIVSHTTYEYYEYVTAILISIGMTLFMLDSSDYKNDGATTVSGIILLGGYLLLDSFTSTWQSALFVEYGATSVQMMCIVNMFSCLLTAMSLFQQSSFPLIFSFMTKYPRFIVDCSLISIFSASGQLYIFYTISKFGPVTFVIMMTIRQGLAILLSCLVYHHHVTIIGIIGILLVFGSVFLRIYCNNRLRAIRRRRAAANSIKD; encoded by the exons atgCGAAATTTTTTGGGTGATATTGTAATTTG CATATTGCTACTACTTTCAGTGAGTCTTATATTTGGAGCTagcgaaattattaaatctcttATGAATAAtggagaaaattttgtaaaaatttcctcatataattggattattaaattgtgTATAAATTTACTGAGTTATACTACTGTATTATTGCCAGGTTGTCTCATATATAAGTATGTACGTTATACCAAATATATTCAAAGGGGag gtAAAGGATGTATACCCAAATTAGTACATTCATGTTTTGTGGGACATTGTGAAACAGGATTATTGGATTCATCTTATTCATCCACACCATCAAATCATAGCCAACGTACTTTTACACAAGATGCTTTGCTACTCTTGTACTGCTTCTTGGGATTACAAATCAGTTATTTAACATGGGGTTACTTACAAGAGAAAATAATGACTCAg gaATATGAAGATGTTGCTGGCAACAAAGATCGCTTTCAAGATTCACAGTTTTTAGTATTTGTAAATCGAATTCTTGCATTTCTAATGTCgggattatatttaataattcgaagaCAACCACAGCATAAAGCACCTCTCTACAAATATGCATTTTGTTCTCTATCGAATATTATGAGCAGTTGGTGTCAATATGAAGCTTTAAAATATGTCAGTTTTCCAACACAG gTATTGGCAAAAgcttcaaaaataattcctgTAATGATTATGGGAAAAATAGTTTCACATACtacatatgaatattatgaatatgttACAGCTATACTCATTTCCATTGGAATGACATTATTTATGTTAGATAGTTCAGATTATAAAAACG ATGGAGCTACTACTGTGTCCGGTATTATTCTCTTAGGAGGTTATTTATTACTAGATAGTTTTACAAGTACCTGGCAAAGTGCATTATTTGTGGAGTATGGTGCAACAAGTGTGCAAATGATGTGTATAGTCAATAtgttttcttgtttattaacTGCAATGTCTTTATTTCAACAATCAAGTTTTCcacttatattttcatttatgacaAAG TATCCTAGGTTTATTGTGGATTGCTCgcttatatcaattttttctgcAAGCGGTCAattgtatatcttttatacAATATCTAAATTTGGACCAGTAACATTTGTGATTATGATGACTATACgacaa ggttTGGCTATTTTATTATCCTGTCTAGTATATCATCATCACGTAACAATTATCGGCATTATTGGAATTTTACTAGTATTTGGTTCGgtatttttacgaatatattgTAACAATCGACTACGCGCAATCAGAAGACGTAGAGCTGCGGCAAATagtataaaagattaa
- the LOC552840 gene encoding deoxynucleoside kinase yields the protein MNVIAKTVFMLKMTTSICKMYKRPFTVCIEGNIGSGKTTFLSHFKEFNNTTVLQEPVELWRNVGGTNLLELMYTDPKRYSFLFQSYVQLTMLQLHTYKSLMPYKIMERSVFSSRCFIENMKRKKLLHDVEVVILEDWYDWCIENADIETDLIVYLRTSPDVVYHRMKTRARKEESLVSLEYLKQLHNIHDEWLYYQTLFTVPAPVLVLDGNKNLEEMVKEFENCKDQIYGKKETEKN from the exons atgaatGTTATag caaaAACTGTATTTATGCTAAAGATGACTACTTCTATTtgcaaaatgtataaaagacCATTTACAGTATGTATAGAAGGTAATATAGGAAGCGGGAAAACTACATTTTTAAGtcatttcaaagaatttaacaATACTACAGTTCTACAAGAACCAGTAGAACTTTGGCGAAATGTTGGTGGAACAAATTTATTG gaaTTAATGTATACAGATCCTAAAcgttatagttttttatttcaatcttatGTACAATTGACAATGTTACAACTTCATacttataaatctttaatgcCCTATAAAATCATGGAAAGGTCAGTGTTTAGTTCAAGatgttttatagaaaatatgaaacgtaaaaaattgttacatgATGTAGAAGTAGTGATTTTGGAAGATTGGTATGATTGGTGTATAGAAAATGCTGATATAGAAACAGATTTAATAg TTTATTTGAGAACATCACCAGATGTTGTATATCACAGAATGAAAACAAGagcaagaaaagaagaaagcctTGTatcattagaatatttaaaacaacttCACAATATTCATGATGAATGGCTTTATTATCAAACATTATTCACTGTACCAGCACCAGTTTTAGTATTAGatggaaacaaaaatttagaagagatggttaaagaatttgaaaattgtaaagatcAGATTTatggtaaaaaagaaacagaaaaaaattaa